A region from the Cannabis sativa cultivar Pink pepper isolate KNU-18-1 chromosome 9, ASM2916894v1, whole genome shotgun sequence genome encodes:
- the LOC133031023 gene encoding uncharacterized protein LOC133031023 has product MVSPYGFMLFDCKALFDELESVSLCLVKRSTNHVALALARAFGLEVEYVFGWNSLPSAQNKVVWNNKHPTVTNVLASAQTAFDHWIKAQDKTSLSSLCLNSIDDDSETWAKLGENTIKINVDAALFYSENKYGFGLVAHYHISNLIASCAGSFGGLYAPEVIEIMGIEEAISWVQANNWQFVEIETDSLVSVQAIQSTHSMRSTFGLLIKDCQILLFALSNVKLSWIKRSANRVAHHVARHSRFYPGCSVSKFSITVEFQHLLHSKC; this is encoded by the exons ATGGTCTCTCCTTATGGTTTTATGCTTTTTGATTGTAAGGCTTTGTTTGATGAACTTGAGTCTGTTTCTTTGTGTCTTGTTAAACGTTCAACAAATCATGTGGCTCTCGCATTAGCGCGAGCTTTTGGTTTGGAAGTTGAGTATGTATTCGGTTGGAATTCGCTTCCTTCTG CCCAAAATAAGGTAGTATGGAATAACAAGCACCCCACTGTCACTAATGTTCTTGCATCTGCCCAAACAGCTTTTGATCATTGGATTAAAGCTCAGGATAAAACTTCATTGTCATCGTTATGTTTGAATAGCATCGATGATGACTCTGAGACTTGGGCTAAACTTGGTGAAAATACAATCAAGATTAATGTGGATGCAGCGCTTTTTTATAGTGAGAACAAGTATGGCTTTGGTCTTGTTGCccattatcatattagtaatcTAATCGCATCCTGCGCTGGTAGTTTTGGTGGCCTTTATGCACCTGAAGTCATTGAGATAATGGGAATTGAGGAGGCCATCAGCTGGGTCCAGGCTAATAATTGGCAATTTGTTGAGATTGAGACAGACAGCCTTGTTTCTGTACAAGCCATTCAAAGCACTCACTCCATGAGATCCACATTTGGCCTTCTTATCAAGGACTGCCAAATACTTTTATTTGCCCTTTCTAATGTCAAGTTATCTTGGATAAAACGATCAGCAAATCGAGTAGCACATCATGTTGCTAGACATTCTCGATTTTACCCTGGTTGTAGCGTTTCTAAGTTTTCCATTACTGTTGAATTCCAACATCTTTTGCACTCAAAATGCTAG
- the LOC133030920 gene encoding glycine-rich cell wall structural protein, protein MARGEWWRNVALLSLLCFNVFLVSVSGRNVVSLRKDDVEEKKFLGLGKGGGFGAGFGGGSGGGFGGGGGAGGGGGSGGGFGGGAGGGSGFGGGSGGGFGGGAGGGGGGGGGGGGGGAGGGFGKGGGVGVGGGFGKGGGIGGGGGAGGGAGGAGGAGGGIGKGGGVGAGGGFGKGGGIGGGGGAGGGVGEGGGGGVGGGIGKGGGVGVGGGFGKGGGGGVGGGIGKGGGVGGGIGKGGGIGGGHGKGSGIGGGIGGGHGKGGGFGKGGGIGGSVGGGHGKGGGFGGGIGKGGGIGKGGGVGGGIGKGGGFGGGIGKGGGVGGGIGKGGGVGKGGGFGGGIGKGGGGGVGGGIGKGGGGGIGGGIGKGGGVGGGIGKGGGFGGGIGKGGGGGIGGGIGKGGGGGIGGGIGKGGGIGGGIGKGGGFGGGIGKGGGGGIGGGFGKGGGFGGGGGFGKGGGIGGGGGFGKGGGFGGGGGFGKGGGFGGGSGFGGGAGGGGGGGFGGGFGGGGGGDIGHH, encoded by the coding sequence ATGGCTCGTGGGGAGTGGTGGAGAAATGTTGCATTGTTATCATTGCTTTGTTTTAATGTTTTTCTAGTGAGTGTGAGTGGGAGGAATGTTGTTTCTCTTAGGAAGGATGATGTTGAAGAGAAGAAGTTCTTAGGTCTTGGGAAGGGAGGAGGGTTTGGTGCTGGATTTGGTGGCGGTTCTGGTGGTGGTTTTGGAGGTGGAGGTGGagctggtggtggtggtggtagtGGTGGAGGATTCGGAGGTGGTGCTGGTGGTGGTAGTGGCTTTGGAGGTGGGTCTGGGGGAGGATTTGGTGGCGGTGCTGGTGGAGGTGGaggtggaggtggtggtggtggtggtggaggaGCTGGTGGAGGTTTTGGTAAGGGTGGTGGAGTTGGAGTTGGAGGTGGTTTTGGTAAAGGTGGGGGAATTGGTGGTGGTGGAGGTGCTGGCGGTGGTGCTGGTGGAGCTGGTGGAGCTGGTGGTGGCATTGGAAAAGGTGGTGGAGTTGGAGCTGGAGGTGGTTTTGGTAAAGGTGGGGGAATTGGTGGTGGTGGAGGTGCTGGCGGTGGTGTCGGTGAAGGTGGAGGTGGTGGAGTTGGTGGCGGCATTGGAAAAGGGGGTGGAGTAGGAGTTGGAGGTGGTTTTGGAaaaggtggtggtggtggtgttgGTGGAGGCATTGGAAAGGGTGGTGGAGTTGGTGGAGGCATCGGAAAGGGTGGTGGCATAGGAGGAGGACATGGGAAAGGTAGTGGGATTGGGGGTGGTATTGGAGGGGGACACGGAAAAGGAGGAGGATTTGGTAAAGGTGGCGGAATTGGAGGCAGTGTTGGAGGGGGACATGGTAAAGGTGGTGGCTTTGGTGGAGGCATTGGGAAAGGCGGTGGAATAGGTAAAGGTGGAGGAGTCGGGGGTGGTATTGGTAAAGGTGGTGGCTTTGGTGGAGGTATTGGAAAAGGTGGAGGAGTTGGAGGTGGAATCGGTAAAGGTGGTGGAGTTGGCAAAGGCGGCGGCTTTGGTGGAGGCATTGGAAAGGGTGGAGGTGGCGGAGTTGGAGGTGGAATTGGTAAAGGTGGAGGTGGTGGCATTGGAGGTGGAATCGGTAAAGGTGGTGGAGTTGGTGGTGGTATTGGTAAAGGTGGTGGCTTTGGTGGTGGTATTGGAAAGGGCGGAGGGGGCGGAATTGGAGGTGGTATTGGTAAAGGTGGGGGCGGTGGAATTGGAGGTGGAATCGGTAAAGGTGGTGGAATTGGTGGTGGGATCGGTAAAGGTGGCGGTTTTGGCGGAGGTATTGGAaaaggtggtggtggtggaatTGGGGGCGGATTTGGTAAAGGTGGCGGCTTTGGAGGAGGAGGTGGATTTGGTAAAGGTGGGGGTATTGGAGGAGGAGGTGGATTCGGTAAAGGTGGAGGCTTTGGAGGTGGTGGTGGATTCGGTAAAGGTGGTGGTTTTGGAGGAGGAAGTGGATTTGGTGGTGGAGCAGGTGGAGGTGGAGGTGGCGGATTTGGTGGTGGGTTCGGTGGTGGCGGCGGTGGCGATATTGGCCACCACTaa